One stretch of Paenibacillus sp. AN1007 DNA includes these proteins:
- a CDS encoding DUF420 domain-containing protein, with the protein MDMYFWLPTISTSFIVISAVLVAIGWVLIIRGKREAHQSAMVAGAIAALIFFVIYTSRTVFVGNTAWGGDPDMEIFYRIFLIFHIILATVAAVFGISTLVLGFKKKFGTHRRWGRFTSMIWFGSAMTGVVVYVLLYILYPGGHTRPVWEAILGA; encoded by the coding sequence ATGGATATGTATTTCTGGCTGCCTACGATCAGTACTTCTTTCATTGTGATTAGTGCGGTACTTGTGGCGATTGGCTGGGTTTTAATCATTCGGGGTAAACGTGAGGCACACCAGTCGGCTATGGTAGCGGGAGCAATCGCGGCTCTGATCTTTTTTGTAATCTACACGTCCCGCACGGTATTCGTAGGCAATACGGCTTGGGGCGGGGACCCGGATATGGAAATCTTTTATCGGATCTTTCTGATCTTTCATATTATTCTGGCTACTGTGGCAGCAGTATTTGGTATCTCGACACTCGTTCTTGGTTTTAAAAAGAAGTTTGGGACGCATCGCCGCTGGGGCAGATTTACCTCGATGATCTGGTTTGGCTCGGCAATGACGGGTGTGGTGGTATATGTTCTGTTATATATTTTGTATCCAGGAGGACATACTCGTCCGGTGTGGGAGGCTATTCTCGGCGCATAA
- the ctaG gene encoding cytochrome c oxidase assembly factor CtaG: MLGLQYFSFEDLWSPLVLALFLIIAAAYLVLVGPFSEKVQNAEPATAGQKVMFFTGLFVLYLAQAGPFNLLGHVMFSFHMVSMALSYLIAPPLMMKGLPTWVWRSIVRWLPTRQLSFLAHPIVAAVLFNGLFSLYHLPIVHDYVMLNFTVHRLYYIVLFITSMLMWWTLLNPLPEGRQASGLSKVGFIFLNMVLLTPACGLIIFASEPLYQTYSNPAVWAEAMRYCVSGDSSAILRSFGGPEFFNFLSSAKEDQQVGGILMKFIQEGIFVSMLAYVFTQWYRKERQEEDDDSYPSGGGNEPGPLNPAAKS; the protein is encoded by the coding sequence ATGCTCGGGTTGCAGTATTTTAGTTTTGAGGACTTGTGGAGCCCACTTGTTCTTGCTTTATTTTTGATTATCGCAGCGGCATATCTGGTGCTGGTAGGTCCATTCAGCGAGAAAGTGCAGAACGCTGAACCGGCGACAGCAGGACAGAAAGTGATGTTTTTTACAGGTCTGTTTGTTCTGTATCTGGCCCAAGCCGGTCCTTTTAATCTGCTGGGTCATGTGATGTTCAGCTTCCATATGGTAAGCATGGCGCTGTCCTACCTTATTGCCCCGCCATTGATGATGAAGGGGCTGCCCACTTGGGTGTGGCGCAGCATCGTGCGCTGGCTGCCGACCCGCCAGCTTTCATTTTTGGCACATCCGATTGTAGCGGCCGTGCTGTTCAACGGACTGTTTTCCTTGTATCATCTGCCGATTGTGCATGATTACGTGATGTTGAATTTTACCGTTCACCGGTTGTATTATATTGTGCTCTTTATCACGTCCATGCTGATGTGGTGGACATTGCTGAATCCTCTTCCTGAGGGCAGACAAGCATCGGGCTTGTCGAAGGTTGGATTCATTTTTCTGAACATGGTGCTGTTAACACCGGCATGCGGATTGATTATTTTCGCATCCGAACCGCTGTATCAGACCTACAGCAACCCGGCTGTATGGGCTGAAGCGATGAGGTACTGCGTCTCTGGCGATTCCTCGGCAATCCTGCGCTCGTTTGGAGGGCCGGAGTTCTTTAATTTTTTATCTTCAGCCAAGGAAGATCAGCAGGTAGGCGGAATTCTGATGAAGTTCATTCAGGAGGGGATCTTCGTTTCCATGCTGGCCTATGTATTTACTCAATGGTACCGGAAAGAGAGACAGGAAGAGGATGATGATTCCTATCCTAGCGGCGGCGGCAACGAGCCCGGACCGCTAAATCCGGCTGCCAAATCATGA
- a CDS encoding cytochrome C oxidase subunit IV family protein, translated as MSAQDQSDQQPVKHRHRAEGPQKHVVVFVFSIILTLIAFAAASAGGVNTTFTIILMVVMAILQVFVQLGYWMHLKDKGHLMPILFMAFGFFVAFTCIIMALFWVWW; from the coding sequence ATGTCCGCTCAGGATCAAAGTGATCAACAGCCTGTGAAGCACCGTCACCGGGCTGAAGGACCTCAGAAGCACGTTGTCGTATTTGTTTTCTCCATTATTCTTACATTGATTGCATTTGCGGCAGCTTCTGCCGGAGGGGTCAACACAACCTTCACAATCATTCTTATGGTCGTCATGGCCATTCTTCAGGTATTCGTTCAGCTGGGTTATTGGATGCACTTGAAGGACAAAGGTCACTTGATGCCGATTCTGTTTATGGCCTTTGGATTTTTCGTAGCTTTTACATGTATTATTATGGCCCTCTTCTGGGTGTGGTGGTAA
- a CDS encoding cytochrome (ubi)quinol oxidase subunit III: MTTSHAEPVNGKLPHEPEKATLEGRNKLIGFWLFLGGETVLFGTLFATFLALRGQTNDGPTANELFHLPLVAAATFILLVSSLTSVFAIQAMHKGNRNALALWLGITVVLGLGFLGLEIYEFYEYVKHKEFGMTTSAFSSAFYTLVGFHGAHVAFGIVWIGIIIGQLFKKGLTVVTAPKVYVSAMYWHFIDVVWVFIFTVVYLLGKVG, from the coding sequence ATGACAACCTCACATGCCGAGCCGGTAAACGGCAAACTGCCGCATGAACCGGAGAAGGCGACGCTCGAAGGGCGCAACAAGCTCATCGGCTTCTGGCTGTTCCTTGGCGGCGAGACAGTGCTGTTCGGTACGCTCTTCGCCACCTTCCTCGCACTCCGCGGGCAGACCAATGACGGACCTACAGCGAATGAATTGTTTCATCTGCCTCTTGTGGCAGCAGCAACGTTCATCCTCCTGGTCAGCAGCTTGACGAGTGTATTCGCCATTCAGGCGATGCACAAAGGGAACCGTAATGCACTTGCCTTGTGGCTGGGGATAACGGTTGTTCTGGGTCTGGGATTCCTTGGTCTGGAGATTTACGAGTTCTACGAATACGTGAAGCATAAAGAGTTCGGTATGACCACGAGTGCCTTCAGTTCGGCATTCTACACGCTGGTCGGGTTCCACGGAGCCCACGTTGCATTCGGTATTGTGTGGATCGGAATCATTATCGGGCAGCTGTTCAAAAAAGGATTAACGGTCGTAACCGCACCGAAAGTCTATGTCTCCGCCATGTATTGGCACTTCATTGACGTTGTGTGGGTGTTCATCTTTACGGTCGTGTACCTGCTCGGAAAGGTGGGATAA
- the ctaD gene encoding cytochrome c oxidase subunit I yields the protein MAHAHSVKRYRGLMDWITTVDHKKIAVLYLIAGGFFFGIGGIEAILIRIQLMKPMNTFVSAQVFNELITMHGTTMIFLGVMPIIFAIMNAVVPLQIGARDVAFPFVNALGFWTFLFGGLLLNLSWVMGGAPDAGWTAYTPLSSAAYSESHGVDFYTIGLQIAGLGTLIGGINFLATIITMRAPGMSYMRMPMFTWTTFITSAIILFAFPAITVGLVLLTFDRILGANFFDVANGGNPVLWQHIFWIFGHPEVYILILPAFGIISEVIPTFSRKRLFGYSSMVFATILIAFLGFMVWAHHMFTTGLGNVANALFSISTMLIAVPTGIKIFNWLFTMWGGQIRFTAANLFAVGFVPTFVMGGVTGVMLASAPADFQFHDTYFVVAHFHYVIVGGLVLGLFAGLHYWWPKMFGRILSETLGKWTFWTFMIGFQLTFFVQHFLGLMGMQRRIVTYLPNQDFDLLNLVSSIGAFLMGVGVIIFLINIVITTRKPVDAPNDPWEDGRTLEWTIPSPPPEYNFKQTPLVRGIDAYWKEKMAGNKEMTPAEPVGSIHMPSATPLPFVMSVGIFIAGLGLMFSKDKFELEFMNIIFNNYIVVIIGLLITFGAMALRSLYDDHGWHIEPEDQDEKGART from the coding sequence TTGGCTCATGCGCATAGCGTCAAGCGGTACAGGGGCTTGATGGACTGGATCACCACAGTCGATCACAAAAAAATTGCCGTTCTTTACTTAATTGCGGGCGGATTTTTCTTCGGCATTGGCGGAATTGAAGCCATTTTGATCCGGATTCAACTGATGAAGCCGATGAACACTTTTGTATCGGCACAAGTATTTAACGAATTGATTACGATGCACGGAACCACGATGATTTTCCTTGGCGTCATGCCGATTATTTTTGCCATTATGAATGCGGTCGTTCCTTTGCAGATCGGGGCACGTGACGTAGCGTTCCCTTTTGTTAATGCGTTAGGTTTTTGGACGTTTTTGTTTGGGGGTTTGCTGCTTAATCTGAGCTGGGTTATGGGAGGCGCGCCGGACGCAGGATGGACTGCGTATACACCGCTATCCAGTGCAGCGTACAGTGAATCGCATGGTGTGGACTTCTATACGATCGGTCTTCAGATCGCCGGTCTGGGTACACTCATTGGCGGCATTAACTTCCTGGCGACCATTATTACGATGCGTGCACCAGGCATGTCCTATATGCGGATGCCAATGTTTACATGGACCACGTTTATTACGTCCGCCATTATCCTGTTTGCTTTTCCTGCCATCACGGTAGGTCTGGTATTGTTGACGTTTGACCGGATTCTCGGTGCGAATTTCTTCGATGTTGCGAACGGTGGTAACCCCGTACTGTGGCAGCATATCTTCTGGATTTTCGGACACCCGGAAGTTTACATTTTGATTTTGCCGGCCTTTGGCATTATCTCGGAGGTTATTCCAACCTTCTCGCGTAAGCGGCTGTTTGGTTATAGTTCCATGGTGTTCGCTACGATTTTGATTGCCTTTCTGGGCTTCATGGTCTGGGCGCATCACATGTTCACTACAGGTCTCGGTAACGTGGCCAATGCGTTATTCTCGATCTCGACGATGCTGATTGCCGTACCGACAGGGATCAAAATCTTCAACTGGCTCTTTACGATGTGGGGTGGACAGATTCGCTTCACGGCGGCGAACCTCTTCGCTGTCGGATTTGTTCCAACCTTCGTTATGGGCGGAGTTACCGGCGTCATGCTGGCTTCTGCTCCGGCAGATTTCCAGTTCCATGACACATACTTTGTCGTAGCTCACTTCCATTATGTTATTGTGGGCGGGCTCGTACTCGGATTATTCGCAGGGCTTCATTACTGGTGGCCGAAGATGTTTGGCCGGATCCTGAGTGAAACGCTTGGAAAGTGGACGTTCTGGACATTCATGATCGGCTTCCAGCTGACCTTCTTCGTACAGCATTTCCTCGGTCTGATGGGGATGCAGCGCCGGATCGTTACATACTTGCCGAATCAGGATTTTGATCTGCTTAACCTGGTCAGCTCCATCGGCGCATTCCTGATGGGGGTTGGCGTAATCATCTTCTTGATCAACATCGTCATTACGACGAGGAAACCGGTCGATGCACCGAATGATCCTTGGGAAGACGGACGTACACTGGAGTGGACGATCCCATCACCACCACCAGAGTACAACTTCAAGCAAACGCCTCTGGTGCGCGGTATCGATGCGTATTGGAAAGAGAAGATGGCAGGCAACAAAGAGATGACCCCGGCGGAACCGGTAGGTTCGATTCATATGCCATCTGCTACACCGCTGCCGTTTGTCATGTCTGTAGGTATTTTTATCGCAGGACTTGGACTGATGTTCAGCAAAGACAAATTCGAATTGGAATTTATGAATATCATCTTCAATAATTATATTGTGGTTATTATCGGTCTTCTTATTACATTTGGTGCGATGGCACTGCGTTCATTATATGACGATCACGGCTGGCACATTGAACCGGAGGATCAGGACGAGAAGGGGGCGAGAACATGA
- the coxB gene encoding cytochrome c oxidase subunit II has translation MMKQWQVAKRILPLLAVFSLLLSACGREDLSAMKPQGPVAQDQLDLMKLSIAIMIVVLIIVFAIAAYVLIRFRRRAGQTEMPEQVEGNFKLEVIWTAIPLLLVIILAVPTVQTIFAHGEDLTNDKNAVKVQVTSHQYWWEFTYPQYDITTAQDLIIPTGKKIAFELKTADVLHSFWVPSLAGKMDTNPDGTLNKFSFSAPNEGVYRGKCAELCGRSHAFMEFKVKAVSQESFDRWVNAMKAPAVLPEDTQLAEKFKTNCLSCHAVGDQGGPAAPNLTGIGGKEAVAGILLNQREGQEEGKPVLDNMKEWLHDPQSVKEGNTMPSPKSLGLTDEEIDGIAEYLANYKLDYE, from the coding sequence ATGATGAAACAGTGGCAGGTTGCAAAGCGAATCCTTCCCTTGCTGGCAGTGTTCTCTTTGCTGCTATCCGCATGCGGGCGGGAAGACTTGTCGGCAATGAAACCTCAAGGTCCTGTGGCGCAAGACCAATTAGATCTGATGAAGCTGTCTATTGCGATTATGATCGTGGTGCTCATCATTGTATTTGCGATTGCTGCCTATGTCCTTATCAGGTTTCGCAGACGAGCCGGGCAGACCGAAATGCCTGAGCAGGTTGAAGGGAACTTCAAACTGGAAGTAATATGGACAGCCATTCCACTTCTGCTGGTCATTATTTTGGCTGTGCCAACGGTGCAGACGATTTTTGCCCATGGTGAAGATCTGACGAACGACAAAAACGCAGTTAAGGTCCAGGTAACCTCACATCAGTATTGGTGGGAATTCACTTATCCTCAGTATGACATAACCACCGCTCAAGACCTCATCATCCCGACCGGAAAGAAAATTGCATTTGAATTGAAAACCGCTGACGTGCTTCATTCCTTCTGGGTGCCGTCACTTGCGGGTAAAATGGACACAAACCCGGATGGAACACTGAACAAATTCAGCTTCTCGGCTCCGAATGAAGGCGTTTACCGTGGTAAATGTGCCGAGTTATGCGGAAGATCACATGCCTTCATGGAATTTAAAGTTAAAGCTGTAAGTCAGGAGTCTTTCGATCGCTGGGTTAATGCCATGAAAGCACCGGCTGTTCTTCCTGAAGACACACAGCTTGCCGAGAAATTCAAAACAAACTGCCTTTCCTGCCACGCTGTTGGCGATCAAGGCGGACCGGCTGCACCGAACCTTACAGGCATTGGCGGCAAGGAAGCCGTTGCAGGTATTTTGCTGAATCAGCGTGAGGGTCAGGAAGAAGGCAAACCGGTGCTGGATAACATGAAAGAGTGGCTTCATGATCCACAGTCTGTGAAAGAGGGCAATACCATGCCAAGTCCGAAGAGTCTCGGACTCACGGATGAGGAGATCGACGGAATTGCCGAGTATTTGGCCAATTACAAATTGGACTACGAATAG
- the map gene encoding type I methionyl aminopeptidase, with product MDPILKTREEIGCMREAGRILRSCHQHIEKYMVPGTTTAEINERVEVFLANHGATPEQKGYKGYPYATCASVNEVVCHGFPGNQALTSGDVVTIDMVVNKDGWLADSAWTYAVDEPSRSIRRLMQRTEKALYKAIAQAVPGNTLGDIGNAIERTARLYRYGIVKPLIGHGIGQYIHEPPNVLPYGKRKTGMMLAEGMVITIEPIFTKGSSGAVVWDEDGWTVRTLDGSWGVQYEHTIAITKDGPLILTDGT from the coding sequence GTGGACCCTATTTTAAAAACAAGAGAAGAGATTGGCTGCATGCGGGAAGCGGGACGAATATTACGAAGCTGCCATCAACATATCGAGAAGTACATGGTTCCAGGCACCACAACAGCGGAAATTAACGAACGTGTGGAGGTATTCCTTGCGAATCATGGGGCGACACCTGAGCAAAAAGGGTATAAGGGATATCCTTACGCCACATGTGCTTCAGTGAATGAAGTGGTCTGTCACGGATTTCCCGGCAATCAGGCACTGACAAGCGGAGATGTCGTTACAATCGATATGGTTGTAAACAAAGACGGATGGCTTGCTGATTCGGCCTGGACATATGCCGTAGACGAACCGAGCAGATCGATTCGCAGGCTTATGCAGCGTACAGAGAAAGCACTGTATAAAGCGATAGCTCAGGCTGTTCCGGGCAATACGCTTGGAGACATCGGTAATGCCATTGAGCGGACAGCCAGATTATACCGATACGGCATTGTGAAGCCGCTGATCGGTCACGGTATCGGGCAGTATATCCATGAGCCGCCGAATGTGCTGCCTTACGGGAAACGCAAAACAGGAATGATGCTTGCTGAAGGTATGGTCATAACCATCGAACCGATCTTCACGAAGGGCAGCTCCGGCGCTGTAGTCTGGGATGAGGACGGCTGGACCGTGCGAACGCTTGATGGAAGCTGGGGTGTGCAGTATGAACATACTATAGCGATTACTAAGGATGGACCTTTAATTCTGACAGATGGTACTTGA
- a CDS encoding transposase has product MDRKEQDMLPLSHEKVEVDGVYINESGQEEHLHRGQHFPADPVLGRTEWKLTEFAFDNHHEGKTDERLVPKEDDEDKKGKITSPRRQIQT; this is encoded by the coding sequence ATGGATCGCAAAGAACAGGATATGCTGCCCCTTTCGCATGAAAAGGTAGAAGTCGACGGTGTTTATATCAATGAATCCGGGCAGGAAGAACATCTTCACCGGGGTCAGCATTTCCCCGCCGATCCCGTACTTGGCAGGACGGAATGGAAGCTGACGGAGTTTGCTTTCGATAATCATCATGAAGGAAAAACAGATGAGCGTCTCGTGCCTAAGGAAGATGACGAGGATAAGAAAGGAAAAATCACCAGTCCCCGCAGACAGATTCAAACTTAG
- a CDS encoding nucleobase:cation symporter-2 family protein, with protein sequence MARERIFQRHRHPVKTFSLGLQHVLAMYAGAVIVPLIVSKALGFTQEQLTYLIAIDLLACGVATLLQVWGNKYFGVGLPVMLGCAFQAVSPMIMIGQSSGVSAIYGAIIASGLFVLVFSGLFGKLIRLFPPVVTGSVVTIIGLTLIPVAFTDLGGGQGQPDFGSGVNLMLGFGVLIFIILMTRFTTGFVRSISVLIGLFVGTVAAGLMGEVEFAPILDASWFHMVQPFYFGKPTFEIVPILTMILVAIVSVAESTGVFMALGKLLDKDLTSKDLARGYRAEGLAIVLGGIFNSFPYTTYSQNVGLVQMTRVKTRDVIVVAGGLLIVIGFVPKIAALAQLVPGSVLGGAMVALFGMVVSSGVRIIASQVDLNRHENLFIIACSVGMGLGVTVVPQLFAGAPAWAQIMLGNGIIAGSFTAIFMNLLFNGLGSKDTAAQLAAPHEDEMIEESSKSA encoded by the coding sequence ATGGCACGCGAACGTATTTTTCAGCGTCACCGGCATCCGGTCAAAACCTTTTCACTGGGCCTGCAGCACGTACTGGCGATGTATGCGGGAGCTGTTATTGTACCGCTGATCGTCAGTAAGGCACTCGGATTTACACAAGAGCAGCTGACTTATTTGATTGCAATCGACCTGCTTGCCTGCGGTGTGGCTACACTGCTCCAGGTTTGGGGCAATAAATATTTTGGCGTAGGACTGCCAGTTATGCTGGGCTGCGCATTTCAGGCGGTATCCCCAATGATTATGATCGGACAGAGCAGTGGAGTCTCTGCCATTTACGGTGCCATTATTGCATCGGGCTTGTTCGTGCTTGTTTTTTCTGGATTGTTCGGCAAACTGATCCGGCTCTTTCCGCCAGTGGTTACAGGTTCGGTGGTTACCATTATTGGTCTGACACTGATTCCGGTGGCATTCACCGATTTGGGCGGTGGCCAGGGACAGCCGGACTTTGGAAGCGGCGTTAACCTGATGCTCGGGTTCGGTGTTCTCATCTTCATCATTTTGATGACTCGTTTCACGACAGGATTTGTACGTTCCATTTCGGTATTAATTGGTCTGTTCGTTGGCACGGTGGCTGCCGGCTTGATGGGCGAAGTGGAATTTGCTCCTATTCTTGATGCAAGCTGGTTTCACATGGTACAGCCATTTTATTTCGGCAAGCCCACCTTTGAGATTGTTCCGATTCTGACAATGATTCTGGTTGCGATTGTCAGTGTGGCCGAATCCACGGGCGTATTTATGGCTCTGGGCAAATTGTTGGACAAGGATCTGACTTCCAAAGATTTGGCGCGTGGATATCGCGCAGAGGGTCTGGCAATTGTACTTGGCGGGATCTTCAACTCTTTTCCATATACAACCTATTCGCAAAATGTAGGACTTGTACAGATGACGCGTGTAAAGACACGTGACGTCATCGTTGTTGCTGGCGGTTTGCTGATCGTGATTGGCTTTGTACCGAAAATTGCCGCGCTGGCCCAGCTTGTACCCGGATCTGTCCTTGGCGGTGCGATGGTGGCTTTGTTCGGCATGGTTGTTTCCTCTGGTGTTCGGATCATTGCCAGTCAGGTGGACTTGAACCGTCACGAGAACCTGTTCATCATTGCTTGTTCCGTTGGTATGGGACTGGGTGTGACGGTTGTGCCTCAGTTGTTCGCGGGTGCGCCAGCCTGGGCTCAGATTATGTTGGGCAATGGCATTATTGCAGGAAGTTTTACAGCGATCTTTATGAATCTGTTATTTAATGGCCTTGGAAGTAAAGATACCGCGGCTCAGCTGGCTGCACCGCATGAAGATGAGATGATTGAGGAGAGCAGCAAGTCTGCGTAA
- a CDS encoding xanthine phosphoribosyltransferase produces the protein MQLLKDKVRQEGIVLSEQVLKVDSFLNHQMDPVLMKEVGKEFIRRFEGEQITRVLTIESSGIAPGIMTALELNVPLIFARKQKSLTLTEDILVEKVYSFTKQETNEITVAKKFMNPGDRVLIIDDFLANGEAAFGLARIVEQVGAEVVGIGIVIEKAFQPGGRLLKEAGYRVESLVRIGALSNGQVTFADEEGTN, from the coding sequence ATGCAGCTGTTAAAAGACAAAGTAAGACAGGAAGGCATTGTCCTGTCCGAGCAGGTACTCAAAGTAGACTCGTTTTTGAACCACCAGATGGACCCCGTGTTGATGAAGGAAGTAGGCAAAGAGTTTATTCGCCGGTTTGAAGGTGAACAAATTACACGTGTATTAACGATTGAATCGTCCGGTATCGCGCCCGGCATTATGACTGCACTCGAACTGAATGTTCCGCTAATCTTCGCTCGGAAGCAGAAGTCGCTCACCCTGACCGAAGATATTCTGGTGGAAAAAGTCTATTCCTTCACCAAGCAGGAGACCAACGAGATTACGGTTGCCAAAAAGTTCATGAACCCCGGCGATCGTGTGCTGATCATCGACGATTTTCTGGCGAACGGTGAAGCGGCTTTTGGTCTGGCTCGCATTGTGGAGCAGGTTGGAGCAGAAGTAGTCGGTATTGGGATCGTGATTGAAAAAGCTTTCCAGCCGGGAGGGCGTCTGTTAAAAGAGGCTGGATACCGTGTGGAATCTCTGGTTCGTATCGGAGCGCTGTCCAATGGACAAGTAACCTTTGCAGATGAGGAGGGCACGAACTGA
- the mscL gene encoding large conductance mechanosensitive channel protein MscL, producing the protein MRGILKEFKEFAVRGSVIDLAVGVIIGAAFGKIVTSLVNDIIMPPVGKLLGGIDFSQKIINLDPDVKTAGGQEITTLAQANEAGATVIAYGQFINILIDFIIVAFCIFMLVKGINYLKRKEHAKPEPEKTTKACKYCLSEIPARATRCSQCTSQLEAEGSSAPA; encoded by the coding sequence ATGAGAGGCATACTGAAAGAATTTAAGGAGTTTGCTGTGCGCGGCAGCGTTATTGATCTGGCGGTCGGTGTCATAATCGGGGCTGCTTTTGGAAAAATCGTTACGTCCCTTGTGAATGATATCATCATGCCTCCGGTCGGGAAACTGCTCGGCGGGATTGATTTCAGCCAGAAAATTATTAACTTGGACCCTGATGTAAAAACAGCAGGCGGACAAGAGATCACAACACTGGCTCAAGCCAACGAGGCTGGGGCTACCGTCATCGCCTACGGTCAGTTCATCAATATCCTGATTGATTTCATTATCGTGGCGTTCTGTATCTTTATGCTGGTGAAGGGCATCAACTATCTCAAACGCAAGGAGCATGCCAAGCCCGAACCGGAAAAAACGACCAAAGCCTGCAAGTACTGTCTATCTGAAATTCCGGCTCGAGCTACCCGTTGTTCCCAATGCACCTCACAGCTCGAGGCAGAAGGAAGCAGCGCTCCGGCTTAA
- a CDS encoding NUDIX domain-containing protein has product MTPERFDIYDNQQKWIGTAPRNEVHAKGYWHRSFHCWIVRDEGDQRMILFQRRRDIKDTFPGYYDITAAGHLTAGEQLQDASRELEEELGVHTSFEALTYLFTAEQQLQGEVRGVPFLDREISAVYGLCLNQPLESYRLQASEVDSLYEAPLDELIALFEQQTNVIQASGVRPHSSVSMPEGAASSVPTSAGISSDLGHSKQPARTDRILREVRTADFVPHGTEYYIDVFEALKRVKQA; this is encoded by the coding sequence ATGACCCCAGAACGTTTCGACATTTATGACAATCAGCAAAAATGGATCGGTACAGCTCCCCGAAACGAGGTTCATGCCAAAGGATATTGGCATCGCTCCTTTCACTGCTGGATCGTGCGTGATGAAGGTGACCAGCGTATGATTCTGTTTCAGCGACGGCGGGATATCAAGGATACTTTCCCGGGATATTACGACATTACGGCAGCCGGCCACCTCACAGCTGGTGAACAGCTGCAGGACGCCTCCCGTGAGCTTGAAGAAGAACTCGGTGTGCATACGTCATTCGAAGCACTAACTTATTTGTTTACAGCTGAGCAGCAGCTCCAGGGCGAGGTCCGCGGAGTTCCTTTCCTGGACCGGGAGATCAGCGCAGTATACGGCTTATGCCTGAATCAGCCGCTGGAGTCTTATCGCCTCCAGGCCAGCGAAGTAGACAGCCTGTATGAGGCACCACTGGATGAGCTGATTGCTCTTTTCGAGCAGCAGACGAATGTCATTCAGGCATCAGGTGTGCGGCCGCATTCTTCTGTGTCCATGCCGGAAGGCGCAGCATCATCTGTGCCGACATCAGCTGGCATCTCATCCGATCTTGGCCATTCCAAGCAGCCTGCCCGCACTGATCGCATCCTGCGTGAAGTCCGGACAGCAGATTTTGTGCCGCACGGCACCGAATATTATATCGATGTGTTCGAAGCGCTGAAACGAGTTAAACAAGCATAA
- a CDS encoding helix-turn-helix domain-containing protein produces the protein MDQLLHHLRHLGFTEMESRIMVELARQGSASGYEVAKRLGVSRSNVYASLQRLEQRGFLRCSPGEPAKYSMLKPEEMTRMISDQMHTSLDYVERSMPKSEPEKPVFYNVEGDKNVFENLSRELAGAEQEIVVDVWREEAELLREDLQQAEARGVRLLWSCEGGEGMLDHPLPFPGLPISGTGTGRKFSLVVDRRWCMLGMRGQSTSTQAVVTEHPVMTGLLLNHFAQELVLYELEQDMGEELQSRYGRRYADIAARYWSSPAPRDVR, from the coding sequence ATGGACCAACTGCTGCATCATTTACGTCATCTCGGGTTTACCGAGATGGAATCCAGAATTATGGTGGAATTAGCCCGTCAGGGATCAGCCTCGGGGTATGAGGTTGCCAAACGGCTGGGGGTGTCCCGTTCGAATGTGTATGCATCCCTGCAGCGCTTGGAACAGCGGGGATTTCTCAGGTGCAGCCCGGGCGAGCCTGCGAAATACAGCATGCTGAAACCTGAAGAGATGACACGCATGATCTCGGATCAGATGCATACTTCGCTGGATTATGTGGAGCGAAGTATGCCGAAGAGTGAGCCGGAGAAACCTGTGTTTTACAATGTGGAAGGTGACAAAAATGTGTTTGAGAACCTGAGCCGTGAGCTGGCCGGGGCCGAGCAGGAGATCGTGGTAGACGTCTGGCGGGAAGAAGCCGAGCTGCTTCGGGAAGATCTGCAGCAGGCGGAGGCTCGGGGCGTGCGCCTCTTGTGGTCCTGTGAGGGCGGAGAAGGCATGCTGGACCATCCACTTCCTTTCCCGGGCCTGCCGATATCTGGAACGGGGACGGGGCGCAAGTTCTCGCTGGTCGTGGATCGCCGCTGGTGCATGCTCGGCATGCGCGGGCAGTCCACTTCAACGCAGGCCGTGGTCACAGAGCATCCGGTGATGACGGGCCTGCTGCTGAATCACTTTGCACAGGAACTGGTGCTGTATGAACTGGAGCAGGACATGGGTGAGGAGCTGCAGAGCCGTTACGGACGACGATATGCAGATATCGCTGCACGGTACTGGTCTTCCCCTGCACCAAGAGATGTACGGTAA